The DNA region TGCCGTAGCGCTTGGAGAGTCTTTCCCACCACTTGTAAAATCTTTCCTGCAAGTCTTCATTATCGAAAAAGCCTTCCTGACCGTCGCCTGAGTAGAAGGAATATCCGTAAACCTTATGTACGTCTATCAGAACATTCAGGTTGTATTCCTTGCACCATTCGAGTGCCTTGTCAAGGTACTCGAAGCCATCGTTCTTGAGTTCGCCCTCATCTGTTTCAAATATATTGTAATCTATTGGAAGTCTTACATGATCGCAGCCCCATCCTGCGATTTTTTCGATATCTGCTTTTGTTATGAAAGTATCGAGGTGTTCTCTGTCATATCTGCCCTGAGAAAGCCAGCCTCCGAGGTCTACGCCTTTCTGAAATCCTTCAAATTTTTTCATAGAAGCCCTCCGTCCTATAAATCATTTAGTTCAACCTTTGTTCTTATGTTAATGTTATGATAACATATATTTATCATTTATAATACCACATTTATAATATTAATATCAAAACATTAATTATTTCGGGAGTGTTATTTGAATATGAACTCCCTCTTTCAGTATATATCAATTTTAACTAAATGTACATATCAAATATATCCAAAATTTTGTTTTTGATTTAGTTTATTATTACAATTGTACTTGACAAATAAAGCTAAATTTAGTATAATGTCAATAATGAGTTTTCATAAAAAAGTTTTAATAGGAGATGATTATATTGAAGATAGATGTTGAAAAGGGGTTCGTTACTCCGCTGCCTGTTTTTATTATTGCGACCTATAATGCCGAGGGTAAGCCCAATGCCATGAATGCAGTCTGGGTGGGACAGATCGGCAGCGATATGATCTCTATCAGTCTGGGAGAGCATCCAAGTACCGAAAATATCAAGCTGAACCGTGCTTTTACAGTCAGCTATGCAACTAAAGATTACACAGCAGAATGCGATTATGTGGGTATAGTGTCTTTTAATAAAGAACCCGAAAAGCTTAATAAGGCAGGCTTTACTGTTACTCCTTCTAAAAAGGTGAAAGCGCCCATCATCGATCAGCTTC from Ruminococcus albus AD2013 includes:
- a CDS encoding flavin reductase family protein; its protein translation is MIILKIDVEKGFVTPLPVFIIATYNAEGKPNAMNAVWVGQIGSDMISISLGEHPSTENIKLNRAFTVSYATKDYTAECDYVGIVSFNKEPEKLNKAGFTVTPSKKVKAPIIDQLPVAIECEVVDIMQEYGETRVTAKIVGMVADDSVMTGDKVDLSKLQPIMYDSSAKTYRLIGENVGGAWDAGRKFM